AGATTGGACTTTTTGCGGAACCGTCAAAATTTGGGAGGGCGGTGTAGAAAGTTCAAGTTACGCCGCCCTCCAAACGGGGGGTTTGGCGCTTTCCGGGTGCTGGCCGCCTTACCATTGGGGAGATACCAAAAAGAATGGCGAAAATTTCAATCGAACAGGCAATCAAAGACATACGCGACGGCAGGATGGTGATTCTGGTGGATGACGAAGACCGGGAAAACGAGGGCGATCTCACCATGGCCGCCGAAAAGGTCACCCCGCAGGCCATCAACTTCATGGCCAAGTACGGGCGCGGGTTGATATGCCTCTCGATGACCGGCGAAAAGCTCGATTCCCTGGACCTGCCGCTGATGGTGGATCACAACACCTCGCAGTTTGAAACCGGTTTTACGGTCTCCATCGAGGCCCGCTGCGGGGTGACCACCGGGATCTCGGCGGCCGATCGCGCCACCACGATCCTGACCGCGGTGGCCGACGACGCCCGGCCCCAGGACCTGGTGCGGCCCGGGCATGTCTTTCCTCTGCGGGCGCGGGCCGGCGGGGTCATGGTGCGCGCCGGGCAGACCGAAGGCTCGGTGGATCTCGCGCGGCTTGCCGGCCTGAAGCCCGCCGGTGTGATCTGCGAGATCATGGATGAAGACGGCAACATGGCGCGCATGCCGTCCCTGGAGGCCTTCGGCGAAACCCACGGCATCGGGATTTGCACCATCGCCGATCTGATCGAATACCGGATGCGGACCGAGTCTTTCGTTCACCGTGCGGTCGAGGTCACCATCCCCACCGCGGTGGCCGGCGATTTCCGGGCCGTGGTGTACGAAAATGACGTCGAGGACCTGCAGCACATCGCCCTTATCAAGGGTGAGATCCGGCCGGAGCGGGCCGTCCTGGTGCGGGTGCACTCGGAGTGTCTGACCGGCGATATTTTCGGCTCCATGCGCTGCGACTGCGGCGACCAGCTGCGCCGGGCGATGCAGAAGATCGAACGCGAGGGCGAAGGCGTGCTGCTCTACATCCGCCAGGAGGGCCGGGGGATCGGGCTGGTCAACAAGCTCAAAGCATACGCGCTGCAGGACCAGGGGCTGGACACGGTGGAGGCCAACGAAGCGCTGGGCTTCAAGCCCGATCTGCGTAACTACGGCATCGGCGCCCAGGTGCTGGTGGACCTGGGGGTGCGCAAAATGCGCCTGATGACCAACAACCCCAAAAAAATGGTCGGCCTCCAGGGCTACGGCCTGAGCATCGTCGAACAGGTGCCCATCGAGATCGAACCCAACGAGTACAACCGCTGCTACCTGGAGTGCAAAAAGCTCAAAATGGGCCATACCCTCAATTTCGACGTGAAACCCTGACCCCCATGGGGCGGCGGGATCCGTCACAGGACCCGGGAGGAGTGACATGCCGCACACAATCGAAGGCAAGCTTCGCGCCGACGGCAAGAAATTCGCACTGGTGGCCGGCCGGTTCAACGATTTCATCACCGACCGGCTGGTGGGGGGGGCCATGGATGCCCTGGTGCGCTGCGGGGCCAGCGAGACCGACGTCGACCTCGTCAAGGTGCCGGGTGCTTTCGAGATCCCCCTGGCGGCCAAAAAACTGGCCGAGAAGGGGCGCTACCAGGCGATTATCTGCCTGGGGGCCGTGATCCGCGGGTCCACGCCGCACTTCGACTATGTCAGCGCCGAGGTGTCCAAGGGCATCGCCGTCGTCTCCCTGGAGACGGGGGTTCCGGTGATCTTCGGGGTCCTCACCACCGACAGCATCGAGCAGGCCATCGAACGCGCCGGCACCAAGGCCGGCAACAAAGGCTGGAGCGCGGCCATGGCCGCGGTGGAGATGGTCAATCTGATGGAGGCCCTC
This portion of the Desulfobacteraceae bacterium genome encodes:
- the ribE gene encoding 6,7-dimethyl-8-ribityllumazine synthase is translated as MPHTIEGKLRADGKKFALVAGRFNDFITDRLVGGAMDALVRCGASETDVDLVKVPGAFEIPLAAKKLAEKGRYQAIICLGAVIRGSTPHFDYVSAEVSKGIAVVSLETGVPVIFGVLTTDSIEQAIERAGTKAGNKGWSAAMAAVEMVNLMEALEQA
- a CDS encoding bifunctional 3,4-dihydroxy-2-butanone-4-phosphate synthase/GTP cyclohydrolase II, whose product is MAKISIEQAIKDIRDGRMVILVDDEDRENEGDLTMAAEKVTPQAINFMAKYGRGLICLSMTGEKLDSLDLPLMVDHNTSQFETGFTVSIEARCGVTTGISAADRATTILTAVADDARPQDLVRPGHVFPLRARAGGVMVRAGQTEGSVDLARLAGLKPAGVICEIMDEDGNMARMPSLEAFGETHGIGICTIADLIEYRMRTESFVHRAVEVTIPTAVAGDFRAVVYENDVEDLQHIALIKGEIRPERAVLVRVHSECLTGDIFGSMRCDCGDQLRRAMQKIEREGEGVLLYIRQEGRGIGLVNKLKAYALQDQGLDTVEANEALGFKPDLRNYGIGAQVLVDLGVRKMRLMTNNPKKMVGLQGYGLSIVEQVPIEIEPNEYNRCYLECKKLKMGHTLNFDVKP